The Alkalinema sp. FACHB-956 genome contains a region encoding:
- a CDS encoding CTB family bacteriocin, whose translation MTTIQQTEISTIEYVGANGAGFSIVESSDSGIVELEDDELDTAGGGAMRFSNANFNRSRTAMSGTTFAGPDGAGSTFDLKTEDISSSSTDFMMD comes from the coding sequence ATGACAACCATTCAACAAACCGAAATCAGCACGATCGAATATGTCGGTGCAAATGGTGCAGGATTTAGCATTGTAGAAAGTTCGGATTCGGGCATTGTCGAACTAGAAGATGATGAACTCGACACAGCGGGAGGAGGCGCTATGCGTTTTTCCAATGCTAACTTTAACCGGAGTCGCACCGCAATGAGCGGGACCACCTTTGCAGGCCCCGACGGTGCAGGTTCCACCTTCGACCTGAAAACCGAAGATATTAGCTCCTCGTCCACGGACTTCATGATGGATTAA
- a CDS encoding PIN domain-containing protein — translation MKILYDTSVVFAALISSHPSHHACFPELNMARSRQVQGFISTHSLAELYSISTRYPIQPKVSPQEASALIADMISYLEPVTLTPEIYQAAIAQMVALNLPGGGIFDTLIAQAALSINADQLLTLNPKHFTRISSSIANLVRVPA, via the coding sequence GTGAAAATTTTGTACGATACGTCAGTCGTTTTTGCTGCACTAATCTCAAGTCATCCTAGCCATCATGCTTGCTTCCCAGAACTTAATATGGCTAGATCGAGACAAGTTCAAGGATTTATTTCAACCCATAGCCTTGCAGAATTATATTCGATTAGCACCCGCTACCCAATTCAGCCCAAAGTTTCACCCCAAGAAGCATCTGCATTGATTGCAGACATGATTAGCTATTTGGAACCTGTAACATTAACACCTGAGATTTATCAGGCTGCGATCGCTCAGATGGTTGCACTTAATCTTCCGGGTGGCGGTATCTTTGATACCTTAATCGCTCAAGCAGCTTTATCGATCAATGCAGATCAGCTACTCACACTCAACCCCAAACACTTTACTCGAATTAGTAGTAGCATTGCCAATTTGGTAAGAGTTCCCGCTTAA
- a CDS encoding cyclic nucleotide-binding domain-containing protein: MTDILLQTLSSQDIHWLQTVGQPHQLQAHDILSDRESFQDNAYVLLEGKLALYATTIEQNTIEHSARTQSTQPLTQLASGELLGFLSAQDSGYRPITLQALDRASLLAIPQAKLQQKLQDDPSFAAHLYQAQARLLARRLNRLKKQLNTPAALANQPQRESVTIFSILEDSDLDWLITVGTVQLLPANTNLIQKAQPIDALHILLDGTLALGLSTDSRSSLLTAFSLLSTVDSTDRFTEFARLSRGDFIGETALVNAYPSDLTVRALRESKVLSIPRWRLSAKLHHDVEFASRFYHMLTIILTHQQTILLQHLGHGNSLDESDPAPDGEFLNKVALAEARFDWMLKRIQTELGTGKEIQW; encoded by the coding sequence ATGACAGATATTCTGCTTCAAACCCTCAGCAGTCAGGACATCCATTGGCTGCAAACCGTGGGTCAACCCCACCAACTCCAAGCCCACGACATCCTCAGCGATCGGGAATCTTTTCAGGACAATGCCTACGTGCTTTTGGAAGGCAAACTCGCCCTTTATGCCACCACGATCGAGCAAAACACGATCGAGCATAGCGCTAGAACCCAGAGTACCCAACCCCTGACCCAACTGGCGAGCGGTGAATTGTTAGGGTTTTTATCCGCTCAAGATAGCGGCTATCGCCCCATCACCCTTCAAGCCCTCGATCGGGCGTCACTGCTGGCCATTCCCCAAGCTAAACTCCAACAAAAACTCCAAGACGATCCCAGCTTCGCAGCCCATCTCTACCAAGCCCAAGCACGACTCTTAGCCCGACGGCTCAACCGCTTAAAAAAACAATTAAATACCCCCGCTGCCTTGGCCAATCAACCCCAACGGGAATCCGTTACCATCTTTTCGATCCTTGAAGATAGTGATTTAGATTGGCTCATCACAGTGGGTACAGTGCAATTACTACCAGCGAATACGAATCTGATTCAAAAAGCACAACCGATCGATGCCCTACACATTCTCCTAGACGGCACCCTAGCCTTGGGCCTCAGCACAGATTCGCGATCGTCCTTACTGACAGCATTTAGCTTACTCTCGACCGTAGATTCCACCGATCGATTTACAGAATTTGCGCGACTGTCTCGGGGGGATTTCATTGGTGAAACGGCTTTGGTCAATGCCTATCCCAGTGATCTAACCGTTAGAGCGCTACGGGAATCCAAAGTCCTCTCCATTCCCCGCTGGCGACTCTCGGCCAAACTTCACCATGATGTGGAATTCGCCAGTCGCTTTTACCATATGCTAACCATCATCCTGACCCACCAGCAAACAATCCTGTTGCAACACCTCGGCCATGGAAACAGCCTGGATGAATCTGACCCAGCCCCCGACGGTGAATTCTTAAACAAAGTCGCCCTCGCCGAAGCACGATTTGACTGGATGCTAAAGCGAATCCAAACCGAATTGGGAACAGGAAAGGAAATCCAATGGTAA
- a CDS encoding tetratricopeptide repeat protein: MLPLRSHLWISLVLAVMAPIVPAAIEPMGQTAQATEVQQSPKSQKTKANLLVRQGLQQVEKKQFDAARQLFEQALGIYRQLQDRKGEVKALLSLGKAYQGLSQNDKAIEVFQQAAQISRENNDLKQEKQALGELVRLYEKQEKITQLIEAFQKLLVNGQTTNDLTTQTGAWLGLMAFYERAKQPQKSTEAYQQAIALVKNHPNPTEQIEVLTKMADLLQSSKHRDKAIEIYQQLVTIYQVQKQSKKVGMTLMEMGKLQLELNRYDQAKDLHQQALTIFEANDDPSGQYLAFVNLGIVYKELKQYDQAIAFYQRALMISPDTVAASVAEATALDQLGDIYKILAQYPKALENYQQALKLAQIEKKKGIVANVLKKIGDIYQEQTEYTKALEAYQQALVLYKKLNYKSRRAALLMQMGQVYVALGRYAEAIPQYQEALILAQEAKDKGGIFAARGYLAIAYRKLGKKAPLSEIFQELSTIANKSNISKNVEQLEWYQTLLATAGRLASPEIEKQHTSKIAERIEETLNDLAEARKTGERKDEARELTKLGQLHYTQGKYPEALEFYQQALKIYRSIGNKAEQGNVLNYMGVTVARAAQPAQALELFQQALAIHQQTGDRPGESLTLSNIGYLLNLQNQPELAIVFYKQSVNVQETIRAGIQKLPQDVQESYTQSVADTYRALADLLITQGRIGEAQQVLERLKIQEINEFTRSTRSPQTIRDIELTTHETEIKNKHTTLIAFGNQFYECDRPQQRCTQYNELKTQYQSLSKEFLAFVDTLKQQLQEEQQNSLKTATDDFQKSAQRIVQAHPNSILIYPLVLQDKTRILWSSKGGVFSKNATCNLGEVALSQKVTAFNTLLSQRGDESQLKAIGKELYNCLIKPLEPELTTNGIQHLILVPDRVTSYIPIGALHDGQQYLIQRFATSSILAASKTDTRDTLPKASPTLGFGLSEAHTPFSALPNVPKELHNIIKTSPQDQTGLFPGQIFLNQAFDRNALEDNLSGYKIIHIATHAEFKPSQPKSSYFLLGNGTPYAIPDIATLRHLEDIHLVVLSACETGKGGGAEIAGLSSYFIGDDSKAKAVLASLWKVSDSSTALLMQQFYAHLANGKSKVAAMQAVQQDFIGGKLNPTVAANLPRGDFEAIIPDTVRSLFSQPSSYTHPYYWAPFILIGNGL; this comes from the coding sequence ATGTTGCCCTTGCGATCGCATCTTTGGATTTCTCTGGTTTTGGCGGTTATGGCTCCGATCGTTCCAGCCGCGATCGAACCCATGGGTCAGACAGCCCAGGCAACGGAGGTACAGCAATCGCCAAAAAGCCAGAAAACCAAGGCCAATCTACTTGTGCGGCAGGGACTTCAACAAGTTGAGAAGAAACAGTTTGACGCAGCACGGCAACTTTTTGAGCAGGCATTGGGCATCTATCGTCAGTTGCAAGACCGCAAGGGGGAAGTCAAGGCATTACTGAGCTTAGGAAAGGCTTACCAAGGACTATCCCAAAACGATAAGGCGATCGAAGTATTTCAGCAAGCTGCTCAGATCAGTCGTGAGAACAATGATTTAAAACAAGAAAAGCAAGCTTTAGGAGAGTTAGTTCGTCTCTATGAGAAACAAGAGAAAATTACTCAATTGATCGAAGCATTTCAAAAACTTTTGGTGAATGGCCAAACTACAAATGACCTTACAACCCAAACGGGGGCTTGGTTGGGATTAATGGCATTTTACGAACGAGCCAAGCAACCCCAAAAATCGACTGAAGCCTATCAACAAGCGATCGCCTTAGTCAAAAATCATCCCAATCCAACGGAGCAAATCGAAGTCCTCACAAAGATGGCAGATTTGCTCCAATCATCGAAGCATCGCGACAAAGCTATAGAAATCTACCAGCAATTAGTCACAATCTATCAAGTGCAGAAACAATCTAAGAAGGTTGGTATGACATTAATGGAGATGGGAAAACTACAACTTGAGTTAAATCGCTACGACCAAGCCAAAGATCTGCATCAGCAAGCATTAACAATCTTTGAAGCCAATGATGATCCCTCGGGGCAATATTTAGCATTTGTGAATTTGGGAATCGTTTATAAAGAACTGAAGCAGTACGACCAAGCGATCGCCTTCTATCAACGGGCACTCATGATCTCACCTGATACGGTTGCTGCGTCCGTTGCTGAAGCAACAGCACTCGATCAATTAGGTGATATCTATAAAATTTTGGCGCAGTATCCCAAAGCTTTAGAAAACTATCAGCAAGCGCTCAAGCTCGCTCAAATTGAAAAGAAGAAAGGTATTGTAGCCAACGTTCTCAAAAAGATTGGCGATATCTACCAGGAACAGACAGAATATACTAAAGCCCTCGAAGCCTATCAACAAGCTTTAGTCCTGTATAAAAAACTTAATTACAAATCACGGAGGGCTGCACTACTGATGCAAATGGGGCAGGTGTATGTTGCCTTAGGTCGCTATGCCGAAGCGATTCCCCAATATCAAGAAGCACTAATCCTCGCACAAGAGGCGAAAGATAAAGGAGGAATTTTTGCAGCTCGCGGTTATCTAGCCATAGCCTACCGGAAACTTGGAAAGAAAGCACCTCTATCAGAAATTTTTCAAGAACTATCTACAATAGCCAATAAGAGTAATATTTCAAAAAACGTTGAGCAGTTAGAGTGGTATCAGACGCTCTTAGCAACTGCTGGCAGATTGGCATCCCCAGAAATTGAGAAACAGCATACTAGCAAGATTGCTGAAAGAATCGAGGAAACATTGAATGACCTCGCTGAGGCTAGAAAAACAGGTGAGCGGAAAGATGAAGCACGTGAACTGACAAAATTAGGTCAGCTACATTACACTCAGGGCAAGTATCCTGAAGCGCTGGAATTCTATCAACAGGCACTTAAAATTTATCGATCGATCGGCAATAAAGCCGAACAGGGGAATGTGCTGAACTACATGGGGGTTACAGTGGCCCGTGCTGCCCAGCCTGCCCAAGCCTTAGAACTCTTTCAGCAAGCATTGGCCATTCACCAGCAAACCGGCGATCGTCCCGGTGAATCCCTCACCCTCAGTAATATTGGCTATTTGCTCAATCTTCAAAATCAACCCGAACTCGCGATCGTCTTCTATAAGCAATCGGTCAATGTTCAAGAAACCATTCGTGCAGGCATTCAAAAACTGCCCCAAGATGTACAAGAATCCTATACCCAATCCGTTGCCGATACCTATCGGGCCTTAGCTGACTTACTGATTACCCAAGGTCGCATTGGCGAAGCACAACAGGTTTTAGAACGCTTAAAAATCCAAGAAATTAACGAATTTACCCGCAGTACCCGCAGCCCCCAAACCATCCGTGATATTGAACTCACCACCCACGAAACCGAGATCAAAAATAAACACACAACGTTGATCGCCTTTGGCAATCAATTCTATGAATGCGATCGGCCCCAACAACGCTGTACCCAATACAACGAACTTAAAACCCAATACCAATCCCTCTCCAAAGAATTCCTAGCCTTCGTCGATACCCTCAAACAACAACTCCAAGAAGAGCAACAAAACAGCCTCAAAACTGCCACCGATGACTTTCAGAAAAGTGCCCAACGCATCGTCCAGGCCCATCCCAACTCCATTCTCATCTATCCCCTCGTCCTCCAAGACAAAACCCGCATCCTCTGGTCTAGCAAAGGCGGGGTCTTCAGCAAAAACGCCACCTGCAACCTCGGTGAAGTCGCCCTCAGCCAAAAAGTCACCGCATTTAATACCCTCCTCAGCCAAAGAGGCGACGAAAGCCAACTCAAAGCCATCGGCAAAGAACTCTACAACTGCCTGATCAAACCCCTCGAACCCGAACTCACCACCAACGGAATCCAGCATCTCATCTTAGTTCCCGATCGCGTCACCAGCTACATCCCGATCGGCGCACTCCACGACGGTCAGCAATACCTCATCCAACGCTTCGCCACCTCCAGCATCCTCGCCGCCAGCAAAACCGACACCCGCGACACCCTCCCCAAAGCATCTCCTACCCTCGGCTTCGGCCTCTCAGAGGCCCACACCCCCTTCTCCGCCCTCCCCAACGTCCCCAAAGAACTGCATAACATCATCAAAACCAGTCCCCAAGATCAAACCGGCCTCTTCCCTGGCCAAATCTTTTTAAATCAAGCCTTCGATCGTAACGCCCTAGAAGATAACCTCAGCGGCTACAAAATTATCCACATCGCCACCCACGCCGAATTCAAACCCAGTCAGCCCAAATCCTCCTACTTCCTCCTAGGCAACGGTACCCCCTACGCCATTCCCGACATCGCCACCCTCCGCCACCTGGAAGACATTCACCTCGTTGTCCTCTCCGCCTGCGAAACGGGCAAAGGCGGCGGTGCAGAAATCGCTGGATTGAGTTCCTACTTCATTGGCGATGACAGCAAAGCCAAAGCAGTTTTGGCATCCCTGTGGAAAGTCTCCGATAGCAGCACTGCCCTTTTAATGCAACAGTTCTACGCCCATTTAGCCAACGGTAAAAGTAAAGTTGCTGCAATGCAAGCCGTACAGCAAGATTTCATTGGTGGTAAACTGAATCCCACCGTAGCTGCCAACCTACCCCGAGGAGACTTTGAAGCGATTATTCCAGACACCGTCCGATCGCTCTTCTCCCAACCCAGCAGCTATACCCACCCCTACTACTGGGCACCCTTC